A section of the Leptotrichia buccalis C-1013-b genome encodes:
- the rnmV gene encoding ribonuclease M5: MKKEPSKQEEKLKIKEIIVVEGRDDITAIKRVVDAHIIALNGFSALSEKTINKIVELSKNNDLILFTDPDFAGKKIRDTLKKYIPNIKHAFVSQKDATRNDNIGVENANDKAILEALKNVVTANQDGKNRFNISDLIDNRFVSGSNAKERRIMLGDMLKIGYYNAKQLLKALNSFNISREQFNAAVKKINKNDI; encoded by the coding sequence ATGAAAAAAGAGCCAAGTAAACAAGAAGAAAAATTGAAAATAAAAGAAATTATAGTAGTCGAAGGGCGAGATGACATAACAGCCATAAAACGAGTTGTAGATGCACACATTATTGCCTTAAACGGCTTCTCCGCATTATCTGAAAAAACAATAAATAAAATAGTTGAACTATCAAAAAATAACGATTTAATTTTATTTACAGATCCTGATTTTGCAGGAAAAAAAATTCGTGATACATTAAAAAAATATATTCCAAATATAAAACATGCTTTTGTAAGTCAAAAGGATGCAACGAGAAATGATAATATCGGCGTGGAAAATGCCAATGATAAAGCAATTTTAGAGGCATTAAAAAATGTTGTTACAGCTAATCAAGATGGTAAAAATAGATTTAATATTAGTGATTTGATTGATAATAGATTTGTTTCTGGAAGTAATGCAAAGGAACGTAGAATAATGCTTGGAGACATGCTGAAAATTGGCTATTATAATGCAAAACAGCTTTTAAAGGCTCTTAATTCATTTAATATTTCACGTGAACAGTTTAATGCAGCAGTTAAAAAAATAAATAAAAATGACATATAA
- a CDS encoding aminoacyl-histidine dipeptidase gives MKIENLYPEKVFHYFSEISKIPRGSRKEKKISDWIVEFAKERNLEVIQDKALNVLIRKPATVGYEEYSPLILQGHMDMVWEKNKNTQFDFETQGIELVVEDGYLKANGTTLGADNGIAVAYALAILDSNDLKHPALEIIITTDEEDGMSGVNNLDFGIFSGKTLINLDTEEYGQVYVSSAGGARILNEFNFDAEKLEEDDTVISVDVKGLIGGHSGAEIHLGLGNSNKILAEVLNHLNKKYTLAIMDIDGGEKTNAIPREAVALLAVKLEDEKVSDFEKLANLAFENIIKDFKIIDKNPVIEVKEVKKEELKNQGKLSISNTNAVISFFHEFPNGVISMSKDIEGLVETSINLGVIKTENKDGKITIKIQALPRSSVNKSLEKLLNDVKELSEKYEVAIKVNSPYPSWEYRKDSKIREIVVNSFKKITGKDPEIKAIHAGLECGIFDNNMENVDIISIGPNIYGAHTPEERMEIESVGKTWELLLKVLEDYNIK, from the coding sequence ATGAAAATAGAAAATTTATATCCTGAAAAAGTTTTTCACTATTTTAGTGAAATTTCAAAAATACCAAGAGGTTCAAGAAAAGAAAAAAAGATTAGTGACTGGATTGTAGAATTTGCGAAGGAAAGAAATCTGGAAGTTATTCAGGACAAGGCATTAAATGTATTAATAAGAAAGCCTGCAACAGTTGGATACGAGGAATATTCACCACTTATCCTGCAAGGACATATGGATATGGTTTGGGAAAAAAATAAAAATACACAATTTGATTTTGAAACACAAGGAATTGAACTTGTTGTGGAAGATGGATACTTGAAGGCAAATGGCACAACACTTGGGGCAGATAATGGAATTGCTGTGGCTTATGCACTTGCGATACTTGACAGCAATGACTTGAAACATCCAGCACTTGAAATTATTATCACAACTGACGAAGAAGACGGAATGAGCGGAGTTAATAACCTTGATTTTGGAATTTTTTCTGGAAAGACGCTTATAAACCTGGATACTGAAGAATATGGACAAGTTTATGTGAGCAGTGCAGGTGGTGCGAGAATCCTTAATGAGTTTAACTTTGATGCAGAAAAACTAGAAGAAGATGATACTGTCATAAGCGTTGATGTGAAAGGGCTTATAGGTGGTCATTCAGGTGCTGAAATTCATTTAGGATTAGGAAATTCAAATAAAATTTTGGCAGAAGTTCTGAATCACTTAAACAAAAAATACACTCTTGCAATAATGGATATTGACGGTGGGGAAAAGACTAATGCAATACCGAGAGAGGCTGTGGCGTTACTGGCTGTGAAACTTGAGGATGAAAAAGTCAGTGATTTTGAAAAATTAGCAAATCTTGCTTTTGAAAATATAATAAAGGATTTTAAAATTATTGATAAAAATCCAGTTATTGAAGTGAAGGAAGTTAAGAAAGAGGAACTAAAAAATCAAGGGAAATTATCAATTTCAAACACAAATGCTGTTATTTCATTTTTCCACGAATTTCCAAATGGAGTTATCTCAATGAGTAAAGATATAGAAGGTCTTGTAGAAACTTCAATAAATCTTGGAGTTATAAAAACTGAAAATAAAGATGGAAAAATTACAATAAAAATTCAGGCATTACCAAGAAGTTCGGTAAATAAATCACTTGAAAAATTACTAAATGATGTGAAGGAACTTTCTGAAAAATATGAAGTGGCAATAAAAGTAAATTCTCCATATCCATCTTGGGAATATCGAAAAGATTCAAAGATTCGTGAAATAGTTGTAAACTCATTTAAAAAAATAACAGGAAAAGATCCTGAAATTAAGGCAATTCACGCTGGACTTGAATGTGGAATTTTTGATAATAATATGGAAAATGTTGATATTATTTCAATCGGACCTAATATTTACGGTGCTCACACTCCTGAAGAGAGAATGGAAATAGAGTCAGTTGGAAAAACTTGGGAATTATTGTTAAAAGTTTTGGAAGATTACAACATTAAATAA
- a CDS encoding PP2C family protein-serine/threonine phosphatase, translating to MFKYCSRNDIGVLYGINDDKFMINDVIVETGDYKGEAGNYISAVLCDGVGGQLEGDRAALETLKNLKEIIKEDVAKEEIIEKVKETNDLIRKLQKEENKENGLKTTLVGIYANQDVFIYYNLGDSRAYRYRKGYFQRLTRDDSKIQDMLDREIITEEEAMNHPEKNIINKCIGYSDECELNIYSSNIGLIPDDIIFLCSDGVTDVIDDDTLKSIFDKKGSIEESLEEIHSLSLKNGSKDNISLIIIKKENQ from the coding sequence ATGTTTAAATATTGCTCAAGAAACGATATTGGTGTTTTATACGGTATTAATGATGATAAATTTATGATTAATGATGTTATTGTAGAAACTGGAGATTATAAAGGTGAAGCTGGAAATTATATAAGTGCTGTATTATGTGATGGAGTAGGTGGACAATTAGAAGGTGACAGAGCCGCTTTAGAAACTCTAAAAAATCTAAAAGAAATAATAAAAGAAGATGTTGCAAAAGAAGAAATTATTGAGAAAGTAAAAGAAACTAATGATTTAATAAGAAAGCTTCAAAAAGAGGAAAATAAAGAAAATGGACTGAAAACTACATTAGTTGGGATTTATGCAAATCAAGATGTTTTTATATATTATAATCTTGGAGACAGCAGGGCTTACCGATATAGAAAAGGTTATTTTCAAAGGTTGACAAGAGATGATTCAAAAATACAAGATATGCTGGATAGGGAAATTATAACAGAGGAAGAAGCGATGAATCATCCTGAAAAAAATATAATCAATAAATGTATCGGATATTCAGATGAATGTGAGCTTAATATCTATTCTTCAAATATTGGATTAATACCTGATGATATTATATTTTTATGTTCAGATGGGGTTACAGATGTTATTGATGACGATACATTGAAATCAATTTTTGATAAAAAAGGTTCAATAGAAGAAAGCTTGGAAGAAATACATTCTCTTAGTCTAAAAAATGGAAGTAAGGATAATATAAGCTTAATTATAATCAAAAAGGAGAACCAATAA
- a CDS encoding 4Fe-4S single cluster domain-containing protein — protein MYIDRILYPIHTLGPGNRAVIWTKGCSKGCKNCSNPELWHIGKAAKSRSVKELFQIILNISRENRIDGITFTGGDPIEQFDELIEFIKLLKEITNDILVYTGDYFKDLSKNRQEKIKKNISVLIDGPYIHELNFKYVNLRGSKNQNIIYFNKKLKYKYKKYMKKGRMIQNIIMGEKIISVGIHDRQEESNSG, from the coding sequence ATGTATATTGACAGAATACTTTATCCGATTCATACTTTAGGTCCTGGAAATCGAGCCGTTATTTGGACGAAAGGGTGCTCAAAAGGGTGTAAAAATTGTTCTAACCCCGAATTATGGCATATAGGAAAAGCAGCAAAGAGCAGAAGTGTTAAGGAATTATTTCAAATTATATTAAATATAAGCAGAGAAAATCGAATAGATGGTATAACTTTTACTGGTGGAGATCCGATAGAGCAATTTGATGAACTGATTGAGTTTATTAAGTTGCTTAAAGAAATAACAAATGATATTTTGGTTTATACAGGAGATTATTTTAAAGATTTAAGTAAAAATAGACAGGAAAAAATCAAAAAAAATATTTCTGTCTTAATTGATGGACCATATATACATGAATTAAATTTTAAATATGTAAATTTAAGAGGGTCAAAAAATCAAAATATTATATACTTTAATAAAAAATTGAAATATAAATATAAGAAATATATGAAAAAAGGCAGAATGATACAGAATATAATTATGGGAGAAAAAATAATATCTGTAGGAATACACGATAGGCAGGAGGAAAGTAACAGTGGATAA
- the deoD gene encoding purine-nucleoside phosphorylase, whose product MGTPHIGANRGDVAETILLPGDPLRAKYIAETFLEDVVQYNNVRGMLGFTGTYKGKKVSVQGTGMGVPSIGIYSHELITEFGVKNLIRVGTAGSYQEDVKVRDVVIAMSASTDSAINKLRFNGADYAPTASSDLVFKAYEIAKAKGLNVKAGNVFTSDTFYGDDPNAWKKWAEFGVLCVEMETAQLYTTAAKLGVNALTLLTISDSFITHEVTSAEERQTTFNEMIEVALETALQL is encoded by the coding sequence ATGGGAACGCCACATATTGGGGCAAATAGAGGAGATGTTGCAGAAACTATATTGTTGCCGGGAGATCCGCTTAGGGCAAAATATATTGCAGAGACATTTTTGGAAGATGTTGTTCAGTATAACAATGTTAGAGGGATGCTAGGATTTACTGGTACTTATAAAGGGAAGAAAGTATCTGTTCAGGGAACAGGAATGGGAGTGCCTTCGATTGGGATTTATTCACATGAACTGATAACTGAATTTGGAGTAAAAAATTTGATTAGAGTAGGAACTGCTGGTTCTTATCAGGAAGATGTAAAAGTTAGGGACGTTGTTATCGCAATGTCGGCTTCAACAGATTCTGCTATTAACAAGTTGAGATTTAATGGAGCAGATTATGCACCTACAGCAAGTTCAGACTTAGTTTTCAAGGCTTATGAAATTGCTAAGGCGAAAGGATTGAATGTAAAGGCTGGAAATGTATTTACAAGTGATACTTTCTATGGAGATGATCCTAATGCTTGGAAAAAATGGGCTGAATTTGGAGTATTATGTGTAGAAATGGAAACAGCACAACTTTATACAACTGCAGCAAAATTAGGGGTAAATGCCTTGACATTGCTTACAATTAGTGATTCATTCATTACTCATGAGGTAACAAGTGCTGAGGAAAGACAAACAACTTTCAATGAAATGATAGAAGTGGCCTTAGAAACAGCATTACAGCTTTAA
- the prfB gene encoding peptide chain release factor 2 (programmed frameshift) yields the protein MDLFEIKKQNEINEINIEEIRRHLDLENLKIEIENLEKQTFEPDFWNAENSQEILKNISAKKKMLEEYDNLNGLFEDVSTIIEFIEMGDNSFENELEQKAKKLENEIDNFKTKLLLDEEYDTNNAILTINSGAGGTEACDWAEMLYRMYDRWANRHNFKVEVLDSLAGEEAGIKSITLNIKGSYAYGYLKGEKGVHRLVRISPFDSNARRHTSFAAVNVTPEIEDDVEINIRTEDLKIDTYRASGAGGQHVNTTDSAVRITHIPTNTVVTCQNERSQLKNRETAMKILKSKLFELELEKREKEMAELKGTESKIEWGSQIRSYVFQPYKMVKDHRTKAEEGNVEKVMDGDIDLFINEYLKYSKS from the exons ATGGATTTATTTGAAATAAAAAAACAAAATGAAATAAATGAAATTAATATTGAAGAAATTAGGAGGCATCTT GACCTTGAAAATTTGAAAATTGAAATAGAAAATTTGGAAAAACAGACATTTGAGCCTGATTTTTGGAATGCTGAAAACAGTCAAGAAATTTTGAAAAATATCAGTGCAAAGAAAAAAATGCTTGAAGAATATGATAATTTAAACGGACTTTTTGAAGATGTTTCTACGATTATCGAGTTTATTGAGATGGGAGACAATTCTTTTGAAAATGAGCTTGAGCAGAAAGCAAAGAAGTTAGAGAATGAAATTGACAATTTTAAGACTAAACTGCTTTTAGATGAAGAATACGATACGAATAATGCGATTCTTACTATAAATTCAGGTGCTGGCGGTACAGAAGCCTGCGATTGGGCAGAAATGCTTTACAGAATGTATGACAGATGGGCTAATCGTCATAATTTTAAAGTAGAAGTTCTGGACAGTCTGGCTGGGGAAGAAGCTGGGATAAAAAGTATTACATTGAATATAAAGGGAAGTTATGCTTACGGCTATTTAAAGGGAGAAAAAGGTGTTCACAGACTTGTTAGAATTTCTCCGTTTGATTCAAATGCTAGACGACATACTTCATTTGCCGCAGTAAATGTAACTCCTGAAATAGAAGATGACGTGGAAATAAATATTCGTACAGAAGACTTGAAAATTGATACGTATCGTGCGAGTGGAGCTGGAGGACAGCACGTAAATACAACAGATTCAGCTGTAAGAATTACACATATTCCAACAAATACAGTAGTTACTTGTCAAAATGAACGTTCACAGCTAAAAAATCGTGAAACTGCAATGAAAATATTAAAATCAAAATTATTTGAACTGGAATTGGAAAAACGGGAAAAGGAAATGGCAGAATTAAAAGGAACCGAATCAAAAATCGAATGGGGAAGCCAAATCCGTTCATATGTTTTCCAGCCTTATAAAATGGTAAAGGATCATAGAACAAAGGCTGAAGAGGGAAATGTGGAAAAAGTTATGGATGGAGACATTGATTTATTTATAAATGAATATTTAAAATATTCTAAATCTTAA
- a CDS encoding AAA family ATPase: MDKRPKWQKELESFKGIKSTFIIEGNINDIYPYYLDENSVNYLDLDFLLTQMLKIDEESKDNDKLEYDFVFCNPVLGFYNKRIHTNVANVLRDFDKSGNNIFKKEKPNYIVDDIEKFSVIVKEAITSKKEKPVAVIINFAARYISSPTSLDTNENNMFINLFEASMNAKSVKGYSNTLILVVEKFNDLPSWFYYNNPNVRTITIPNPDKKIRLNYIEKNYKNELENNIKIKSKFIDNTEGLKNRELKELKNLYKRYNRKDSDYTLLDALTMYKYGIKENMWETIDEETVNNLENSLEERVKGQDRAVKKVSSVIKRAVTGMSGLQHSSNGNKPKGILFFAGPTGTGKTELTKALAEVLFGDENNCIRFDMSEYSESHSDQKLFGAPPGYVGYEAGGQLTNAVKEKPFSILLFDEIEKAHPSIMDKFLQILEDGRMTDGQGNTVYFSESLIIFTSNLGITKKTIDSSGNERREQLVSIDETYESMENKVINGIKAHFKPEVVNRIGNNIVVFDFIRDEVSQLIVKSQIKKINENIKRLKKIDIEISQETLEYYYKLSKEKNVLEMGGRGIGNMIEEKYINELSNYIFDSRNEKGKIIIYVENEKIKFKKGE, encoded by the coding sequence GTGGATAAAAGACCAAAGTGGCAAAAAGAACTTGAAAGTTTTAAGGGAATAAAATCTACTTTTATAATTGAAGGAAATATAAATGATATATACCCTTATTATTTGGATGAAAATAGTGTTAATTATTTAGATTTAGATTTTCTTTTAACTCAAATGCTTAAAATTGATGAAGAAAGTAAAGATAATGATAAATTAGAATATGATTTTGTATTCTGTAATCCAGTTTTAGGATTTTACAATAAAAGAATTCACACTAATGTAGCTAATGTTTTGAGAGATTTCGATAAATCTGGTAATAATATTTTTAAAAAAGAAAAACCGAATTACATAGTAGATGATATTGAAAAATTTTCAGTTATTGTTAAAGAGGCGATAACAAGTAAAAAAGAAAAACCCGTTGCAGTAATTATCAATTTTGCAGCAAGATACATATCTTCACCCACTTCATTAGATACAAATGAAAATAATATGTTTATAAATCTATTTGAAGCTTCAATGAACGCAAAATCAGTTAAAGGTTATTCAAATACTTTGATATTAGTAGTTGAAAAGTTTAACGACCTTCCTTCCTGGTTTTATTATAATAATCCTAATGTTAGAACTATAACGATACCTAATCCTGATAAGAAAATAAGGCTTAATTATATAGAAAAAAATTATAAAAATGAATTAGAAAATAATATAAAAATTAAGAGCAAATTTATTGATAATACAGAAGGCTTAAAAAATAGAGAATTGAAAGAATTAAAAAATCTTTATAAAAGATATAATAGAAAAGACTCTGATTATACGTTACTGGATGCTTTAACGATGTATAAGTATGGTATCAAGGAAAATATGTGGGAAACAATAGATGAAGAAACAGTAAATAATCTTGAAAATAGTTTAGAAGAGAGAGTAAAAGGGCAGGATAGGGCGGTTAAAAAGGTAAGTTCGGTTATAAAAAGAGCAGTTACAGGAATGTCAGGGTTACAACATTCATCAAATGGAAATAAACCTAAAGGAATTTTGTTTTTTGCAGGTCCTACAGGAACAGGTAAAACAGAGCTTACAAAAGCATTGGCAGAAGTGCTTTTTGGAGATGAAAATAACTGTATAAGATTTGATATGAGTGAATATTCAGAATCTCATTCAGATCAAAAATTATTTGGAGCTCCACCAGGATATGTAGGATATGAAGCTGGAGGACAATTAACAAACGCAGTAAAAGAAAAGCCTTTTTCGATACTACTTTTTGATGAAATAGAAAAAGCTCATCCTTCGATAATGGATAAATTTCTTCAAATTCTTGAAGATGGAAGAATGACAGATGGACAAGGAAACACAGTATATTTCTCTGAATCATTGATAATTTTCACTTCAAATTTAGGGATAACAAAAAAAACAATAGATTCTTCTGGAAATGAAAGAAGAGAACAGTTGGTAAGCATAGATGAAACTTATGAAAGTATGGAAAATAAAGTTATAAATGGAATAAAAGCTCATTTTAAACCAGAAGTAGTTAATAGAATAGGAAATAATATAGTTGTATTTGATTTTATAAGAGATGAAGTATCTCAATTAATTGTAAAATCACAAATAAAGAAAATAAATGAAAATATAAAAAGATTAAAAAAAATAGATATAGAAATTAGTCAAGAAACGTTAGAATACTATTATAAATTATCAAAAGAAAAAAATGTACTTGAAATGGGAGGAAGAGGAATAGGAAATATGATTGAAGAAAAATATATAAATGAGTTATCTAACTATATATTTGATTCGAGAAATGAAAAAGGTAAAATAATTATTTATGTTGAAAATGAAAAAATAAAGTTTAAAAAAGGAGAATAA
- a CDS encoding FHA domain-containing protein has translation MKCQYCGSEIEDTDKGCPICCDTNLTEEETVKGKVEKENEKTNEEGLENDESSNKKEKWIAECMEGHKTEIDKDDKEFYCEECEENYIIRDDGICKKYPKNQATDVKDDLNSDEKTNITNERAVLSEKQKNEELISLIWKNNKNEVIKIPKKGGTIGRDGDYGSSLFNRYYMNTISRQHIKIEFKGGDWVISHLSKVNDTEINGKKLEHDSFLILKNNDEITLAKKISFRVEIK, from the coding sequence ATGAAATGTCAATATTGTGGTTCAGAAATTGAAGATACAGATAAGGGATGTCCTATTTGTTGTGACACGAATTTAACTGAAGAAGAAACTGTAAAAGGAAAAGTTGAGAAAGAAAATGAAAAAACAAACGAAGAAGGGTTAGAAAATGATGAATCTTCAAATAAAAAAGAGAAATGGATAGCTGAATGCATGGAAGGGCATAAAACAGAAATAGACAAAGATGACAAGGAATTTTATTGTGAAGAATGTGAAGAAAATTATATAATAAGAGATGACGGAATATGTAAAAAATATCCAAAGAATCAAGCAACAGATGTGAAAGATGATCTAAATTCAGACGAAAAAACAAATATTACAAATGAAAGAGCAGTATTAAGCGAAAAACAGAAAAACGAAGAATTAATTTCTTTAATTTGGAAAAATAATAAAAATGAAGTTATTAAAATACCTAAAAAAGGTGGAACTATTGGAAGAGACGGAGATTACGGCTCAAGTTTATTTAATAGATATTATATGAATACAATATCTAGACAGCACATCAAAATAGAATTCAAAGGTGGAGACTGGGTAATTTCTCATCTCAGTAAAGTAAATGATACAGAAATAAACGGAAAAAAACTGGAACATGATTCTTTTCTAATTTTAAAAAATAATGATGAAATAACACTTGCTAAAAAGATTTCTTTCAGAGTGGAAATTAAATAA